Proteins from a single region of Hyphomicrobiales bacterium 4NK60-0047b:
- a CDS encoding carbon monoxide dehydrogenase subunit G, whose product MKLTGQNEIAASPEVVWQALNDPEVLRQAMPGCESMEKISDTAFKATIVTKIGPIKAKFNGEVELQDLDPPNGYKLVGSGSGGSVGNAKGAATVKLTPQPGGGTLLIYDVEAIVTGKLAQLGARLINSTAKILAGKFFNSFEKIVSDRPNPKSNDGGGALRWVLVGGSVLVLIGLITWWALNRAV is encoded by the coding sequence ATGAAGTTAACAGGACAAAATGAAATAGCTGCAAGCCCTGAAGTGGTATGGCAAGCGTTAAATGATCCTGAGGTTTTACGCCAGGCTATGCCTGGTTGCGAGTCTATGGAAAAGATATCTGATACTGCCTTTAAAGCAACGATCGTAACCAAGATTGGCCCAATCAAAGCTAAGTTTAATGGTGAAGTTGAACTTCAAGATTTAGATCCGCCGAATGGTTATAAACTTGTTGGTAGTGGTTCTGGGGGATCTGTTGGTAATGCGAAAGGTGCAGCGACAGTCAAACTGACACCACAACCTGGCGGGGGTACTTTGCTGATCTATGATGTTGAAGCAATTGTCACAGGAAAGTTAGCTCAGTTAGGAGCACGGTTAATTAATAGTACCGCTAAAATTCTGGCGGGTAAGTTTTTTAATTCCTTTGAAAAAATTGTAAGTGATCGACCAAACCCGAAATCTAACGATGGCGGTGGAGCTTTGCGTTGGGTGCTCGTTGGTGGCAGCGTTTTGGTGCTTATAGGTTTGATTACGTGGTGGGCTTTAAATAGAGCGGTTTAA